In Sphingomonas profundi, the sequence TCGCCAGATGCTGCTGGCCGCCGCCGCCGGCGGGCCGATGCGCGTCACGATGCTGCGCGGCGGCAAGCGCCTCACCGTTTCCGTTTCCCTGCGCTGAAAGGCACCCTGACGTTGCGCCGCATCGATCGTTTCCCGCTGATCCTCGCGGCGCTCGCCCTCCCCGCCCCCGCTTTGCCGCAGGCGGCGCAGCCGGTGGCGGACGTGGTGGTCAACATGCGCGCGGTGGAGATCGCCGACGTGGCGGAGCAGATCAGCCGCATCACCGGCCGCACCCTGATCCTCGATCCCAACGTAAAGGGCGTCGTCAACGTCACCTCCGCCGATCCGCTGACGGTGGACGGGGTGTGGGATCTGTTCCAGTCGGTGCTGCGCGTCCACGGCTTCGCGGCGGTGAAGAGCGGGCGGGCGTGGCGCATCATCCCCGCCGCCAACGCCATCCGCGATACCGGATCGGGCACCGGGCGCGTTTCCGGTCAGGAGGTCGTGACGCGGCTGATCCGCTTGCGCAACGTGCCGGGCGACGCTGCCGCGCGCGTGTTCCGCCCGCTGGTCGCGCAGTTCGGCAACATCGAATCGCTGCCCAGCCCCAACGCGATCGTCGTGACCGACTATGCCGAGAATGTCCGCCGCATCGAGCGGCTGGCGCTAGCGCTGGACGGCGGCGGCGGCGCATCCTTCGAGAGCATCCGGCTGGAACATGCGACGGCGCGCGACGTGGCGGCGGCGATCCAGGGCGTGATGGGCGATCCCGGCGCCAGCGGCGGGCCGCGGGTGGCGGCGGACGAGCGCAGCAACACGGTGCTGGTGCGCGGCGAGCCGGCGATGATCGCGCAGGCGCGGCGCATCGCCGTGGTGCTCGATCGGCCGGGCGGCGCGACGCCGATCACGCGCATGATCCGGCTGAGCAACAGCGACGCCGAATCGGTGACGGAGGTGCTGCGCGGCATCATGGGCGCGCCGGAACAGGCGAACACCGCCGTCGGCCGCAGCCTCTCCACCGGCCGCCAGCGCCTGCCGCTGTCGGTCGGCGGGCTCAACCGGCTGGATGGGGCGAGCGCCGGCAACGCGGTGGCGGCGCTGACCGGCGAAGGCGGCGGCGGGATCGGCGGCGGCTCGCTCGGGGCCGGCTCCCTCGGCGGCGGATCGCTGGGGGGTGCCGGCGGCACGTTCGGCGGCGGCGCGCTGTCGCCGGCGCGCGGCTCCGCCACGGCGGCACGCGGCTTCTCCACCGACGACCTCACCGTGCAGCCCGCGCCGGAGCTGAACGCCATCGTGCTGCGCGGCGCGCCGGCGGCCATCGCCGCCATCGAGCCGCTGATCACCGAGCTGGACGTGCGCCGGCCGCAGGTGATGATCGAGGCGGCGATCGTGGAGATCACCGGCGACAATGCCGAGGCGCTGGGCATCCAGCTCGGCCTGGGCGCGGCGGCGGTGAACCGGGCGGACGGCGGCGCCACCTCGTTCAGCACCCTGGGCCTGCCGCTGCGCAGCGTGCTGGCGGCGATCGGCGCGCCGGCGGCGGCCGGCATCCTGACAGACGGCGTCTCCGGCAATGTCGGCATCGGCGACAATTTCAGCATCCTCGTGCAGGCGCTCGGCCAGTCGACCAAGGCGAACCTGCTCTCCACGCCGAGCCTGACGACGCTGGACAACGAACCGGCCGAGATCGTCGTCGGCCAGAACGTG encodes:
- the gspD gene encoding type II secretion system secretin GspD produces the protein MRRIDRFPLILAALALPAPALPQAAQPVADVVVNMRAVEIADVAEQISRITGRTLILDPNVKGVVNVTSADPLTVDGVWDLFQSVLRVHGFAAVKSGRAWRIIPAANAIRDTGSGTGRVSGQEVVTRLIRLRNVPGDAAARVFRPLVAQFGNIESLPSPNAIVVTDYAENVRRIERLALALDGGGGASFESIRLEHATARDVAAAIQGVMGDPGASGGPRVAADERSNTVLVRGEPAMIAQARRIAVVLDRPGGATPITRMIRLSNSDAESVTEVLRGIMGAPEQANTAVGRSLSTGRQRLPLSVGGLNRLDGASAGNAVAALTGEGGGGIGGGSLGAGSLGGGSLGGAGGTFGGGALSPARGSATAARGFSTDDLTVQPAPELNAIVLRGAPAAIAAIEPLITELDVRRPQVMIEAAIVEITGDNAEALGIQLGLGAAAVNRADGGATSFSTLGLPLRSVLAAIGAPAAAGILTDGVSGNVGIGDNFSILVQALGQSTKANLLSTPSLTTLDNEPAEIVVGQNVPFRTGSFATDGNTINPFTTIERQDVGITLRVVPRIHQGDVVRLEVSQEVSSLVNATVSGAADLITNRRSIQTTVLADNRETIVLGGLITDDRMSTRSQVPVLGDIPVVGELFKARRESQTKRTLFVFLRPTVLRDRISARAATDGKYARLRGEEEALDHRRSLLLDPPKPRLTVELPGIY